One genomic window of Haloarchaeobius salinus includes the following:
- a CDS encoding S9 family peptidase, whose protein sequence is MPYDIERYLNVRSAYGASFGPEGERVSFLMDTTGTPQVWSVDGAGEWPHQRTFEDERVGFASWSPERDELVYGMDQGGNERMQFFRLSGDGSEEVALTAHPDAKHRWGGWSHDGERFAFASNRRDERVFDIYVQGRDETGNDATLVHEGDGWLSVGGWSPDDDRLIVSQAYSNYDQDLYVLDIESGELDHLTPHDGNVRYTSASWGPDGDALYCCTDEDSDTLSLARLDLDTGDLETVVDGGDWSIDGVALDDETGRLVYSRNVDGYTELTVGELAGETDIEELPSPDLPGGVAGGVSWGPDAEKFALTATGAAVNTNVYVVETETGETERWTYAATAGIPESSFREPELVHVESFDGLDVPGFLTLPDGASADDPVPVIVSIHGGPEAQRRPSFNPVKQYYLNRGYGYFEPNVRGSAGYGKAYSHLDDVRNRMDSVADIDACVDWLAAHDAVDADRLVAMGGSYGGFMVLASLVESPERWAAGVDIVGIANFVTFLENTGEWRRELREAEYGSLEDDREFLQSISPTANVEAIRSPLFVIHGENDPRVPVGEAHQIVEGAREQGVTVRELVFEDEGHGLTKLENRVEAHTAVAEFLAEHV, encoded by the coding sequence AGCGCCTACGGGGCGTCGTTCGGGCCCGAAGGCGAGCGCGTCTCCTTCCTGATGGACACCACGGGCACGCCACAGGTCTGGTCGGTCGACGGCGCGGGTGAGTGGCCACACCAGCGCACGTTCGAGGACGAGCGCGTCGGCTTCGCGTCGTGGTCGCCGGAGCGCGACGAACTGGTCTACGGGATGGACCAGGGCGGCAACGAACGGATGCAGTTCTTCCGGCTCTCGGGCGACGGTAGCGAGGAGGTCGCACTCACCGCACATCCGGACGCCAAGCACCGCTGGGGCGGCTGGAGCCACGACGGCGAACGGTTCGCGTTCGCGTCGAACCGTCGCGACGAGCGCGTCTTCGACATCTACGTGCAGGGCCGCGACGAGACGGGCAACGACGCGACGCTCGTCCACGAGGGCGACGGCTGGCTGAGCGTCGGCGGCTGGAGCCCGGACGACGACCGGCTCATCGTCTCGCAGGCGTACTCGAACTACGACCAGGACCTGTACGTGCTCGACATCGAATCGGGCGAACTGGACCACCTGACTCCCCACGATGGCAACGTCCGCTACACCAGCGCGTCGTGGGGGCCCGACGGCGACGCGCTCTACTGCTGCACCGACGAGGACTCGGACACGCTGTCTCTCGCCCGGCTGGACCTCGACACCGGCGACCTCGAGACGGTCGTCGACGGCGGCGACTGGAGCATCGACGGCGTCGCGCTCGACGACGAGACGGGTAGACTGGTCTACTCGCGCAACGTCGACGGCTACACCGAGCTGACGGTCGGCGAGCTCGCGGGCGAGACGGACATCGAGGAGCTCCCGTCGCCGGACCTCCCGGGAGGTGTCGCCGGCGGTGTCTCCTGGGGTCCCGACGCCGAGAAGTTCGCACTCACCGCGACGGGCGCTGCGGTGAACACGAACGTCTACGTCGTCGAGACGGAGACGGGCGAGACCGAACGCTGGACCTACGCCGCGACGGCGGGCATCCCCGAGTCGTCGTTCCGCGAGCCCGAACTCGTCCACGTCGAGAGCTTCGACGGGCTCGACGTGCCGGGGTTCCTCACGCTCCCCGACGGCGCGTCCGCGGACGACCCGGTCCCCGTCATCGTCTCTATCCACGGCGGCCCAGAGGCCCAGCGCCGCCCGTCGTTCAACCCCGTCAAGCAGTACTACCTGAACCGCGGCTACGGCTACTTCGAGCCGAACGTGCGCGGCTCGGCCGGCTACGGGAAGGCGTACAGCCACCTCGACGACGTCCGCAACCGGATGGACTCCGTCGCGGACATCGACGCCTGCGTGGACTGGCTGGCGGCCCACGACGCCGTCGACGCGGACCGGCTCGTCGCCATGGGGGGCTCCTACGGCGGCTTCATGGTCCTCGCGAGTCTCGTCGAGTCGCCCGAGCGGTGGGCGGCCGGCGTCGACATCGTCGGCATCGCCAACTTCGTCACGTTCCTGGAGAACACCGGCGAGTGGCGGCGCGAGCTCCGCGAGGCCGAGTACGGCTCGCTCGAAGACGACCGCGAGTTCCTCCAGTCCATCTCGCCGACGGCGAACGTCGAGGCCATCCGGTCGCCCCTGTTCGTCATCCACGGCGAGAACGACCCGCGCGTGCCCGTCGGCGAGGCCCACCAGATCGTCGAGGGCGCACGCGAGCAGGGCGTCACCGTCCGCGAGCTCGTCTTCGAGGACGAGGGCCACGGGCTGACGAAGCTGGAGAACAGGGTGGAAGCCCACACCGCGGTCGCGGAGTTCCTCGCCGAGCACGTCTGA
- a CDS encoding lysylphosphatidylglycerol synthase transmembrane domain-containing protein has translation MGSREIIAGVVAGIVVVALLAVGVGWEQVLDGVLAADKPLFGLALLAGFGSIVAWGLSVYALVRPVPDAPGLRRFGHLYLAAVFVKQAIPFGVAGGAAVLAYVISRYSDTTIERTLLATTVAGFLSTVASALVAGLGLLFVLLTRPIPQWILQLTVALAIGLLMLIVVVTAFAIWPVILRRSTVRFAGTIHPTVSWLSARVGRLIEPTQVRARLDRFIETGEVIARDPRAVVGSFAAAVLAWVFTAAALSFSLAAVGSPGPLSVSAFAVTVSGVATAVPLPGGLGGVEATLSAIVTVLTGDRVATVSAGIVVFRLATFWLRLVVGGPAGLTVLGRYGSGSRALDELDEIEEGVGDASQASE, from the coding sequence ATGGGATCGCGCGAGATCATCGCAGGTGTGGTGGCCGGGATCGTGGTCGTCGCCCTGCTGGCCGTCGGCGTCGGCTGGGAGCAGGTGCTCGACGGGGTGCTCGCCGCCGACAAGCCCCTGTTCGGGCTGGCACTGCTCGCCGGCTTCGGCTCCATCGTCGCCTGGGGGCTCTCCGTCTACGCGCTCGTGCGTCCGGTCCCGGACGCGCCGGGGCTCCGGCGGTTCGGCCACCTCTACCTCGCAGCGGTCTTCGTCAAACAGGCGATTCCCTTCGGCGTCGCGGGCGGTGCGGCGGTCCTCGCGTACGTCATCTCCCGGTACTCCGACACCACCATCGAGCGGACGCTGCTCGCGACGACGGTCGCCGGCTTCCTCAGCACGGTCGCCTCGGCACTCGTCGCCGGACTCGGGTTGCTGTTCGTCCTGCTCACCCGTCCCATCCCGCAGTGGATACTCCAGCTGACCGTGGCGCTGGCGATCGGACTGCTGATGCTCATCGTCGTCGTGACGGCCTTCGCGATCTGGCCCGTCATCCTCCGGCGGTCGACGGTCCGGTTCGCGGGGACGATCCACCCGACGGTCTCGTGGCTGTCGGCGCGCGTCGGGAGGCTCATCGAGCCCACGCAGGTCCGCGCGCGGCTGGACCGGTTCATCGAAACTGGCGAGGTCATCGCACGGGACCCCCGGGCCGTCGTGGGGTCGTTCGCCGCGGCGGTGCTCGCGTGGGTGTTCACCGCGGCCGCATTGAGCTTCTCGCTGGCGGCGGTCGGCAGCCCGGGACCGCTGTCGGTCTCCGCGTTCGCGGTCACGGTCTCCGGGGTCGCGACGGCCGTCCCGCTCCCGGGTGGTCTCGGCGGCGTCGAGGCCACGCTGTCGGCGATCGTCACCGTGCTGACCGGTGACCGGGTGGCCACGGTGAGCGCCGGAATCGTCGTCTTTCGGCTCGCGACGTTCTGGCTCCGCCTGGTCGTCGGCGGCCCCGCCGGGCTGACGGTGCTCGGGCGCTACGGCTCCGGCTCCCGGGCGCTTGACGAACTCGACGAGATAGAGGAGGGCGTCGGCGACGCGAGCCAGGCGAGCGAGTAG
- a CDS encoding NAD(P)-dependent glycerol-1-phosphate dehydrogenase, with protein MFTKSTWIRLPRNVVVGHGVVDRTAEVVEDLHLQGRPLVVTSPTPRKLVGEAIEAQFAGSEVVVVEEATFESVERVIERAEATEPGFLLGVGGGKAIDIAKMAADHVGLGFVSVPTAASHDGIVSGRGSVPEGDTRHSVAADPPLAVVADTEVLAEAPWELTTAGCADIISNYTAVMDWRLANRLKDVPYSEYAAALSEMTAEILVDNADSVRPGLEESSWVVTKALVSSGVAMSIAGSSRPASGAEHLFSHQLDRIAPEPALHGHQVGVGSILTAYLHGGDRGFWTDIRDALRSIDAPTTADELGIAPETVVEALTTCHEIRDRYTILGDGMSEEAAWETARKTGVIE; from the coding sequence ATGTTCACCAAATCGACGTGGATCCGGCTGCCGCGGAACGTGGTGGTCGGCCACGGCGTCGTCGACCGCACCGCGGAGGTCGTCGAGGACCTGCACCTGCAGGGGCGACCGCTCGTCGTGACGAGCCCGACGCCCCGGAAGCTGGTCGGCGAGGCCATCGAGGCACAGTTCGCGGGGTCGGAGGTCGTCGTGGTCGAAGAGGCCACGTTCGAGTCGGTCGAGCGGGTCATCGAACGGGCGGAGGCGACGGAGCCCGGGTTCCTGCTCGGCGTCGGCGGCGGGAAGGCCATCGACATCGCGAAGATGGCCGCCGACCACGTCGGACTCGGCTTCGTGTCGGTCCCGACGGCCGCGAGCCACGACGGCATCGTCTCCGGCCGCGGCTCGGTGCCGGAGGGCGACACCCGACACAGCGTCGCGGCGGACCCACCGCTGGCCGTCGTCGCGGACACGGAGGTGCTCGCGGAGGCCCCCTGGGAGCTGACGACCGCGGGCTGTGCGGACATCATCTCGAACTACACCGCGGTGATGGACTGGCGGCTCGCGAACCGGCTGAAGGACGTGCCGTACTCCGAGTACGCGGCGGCGCTCTCGGAGATGACCGCCGAGATACTCGTCGACAACGCGGACTCGGTGCGGCCGGGGCTGGAGGAGTCCTCGTGGGTCGTGACGAAGGCGCTGGTCTCCTCGGGTGTCGCGATGTCCATCGCGGGCTCGTCCCGGCCCGCCTCGGGTGCAGAACACCTGTTCTCGCACCAGCTCGACCGCATCGCGCCGGAGCCCGCACTGCACGGTCACCAGGTCGGCGTCGGCTCCATCCTGACGGCGTACCTCCACGGCGGCGACCGCGGCTTCTGGACGGACATCCGCGACGCGCTCCGGAGCATCGACGCACCGACGACCGCCGACGAACTCGGCATCGCGCCGGAGACGGTGGTCGAGGCGCTGACGACCTGCCACGAGATCCGCGACCGATACACCATCCTCGGCGACGGCATGAGCGAGGAGGCCGCGTGGGAGACCGCCCGGAAGACCGGCGTCATCGAGTAG
- a CDS encoding dihydrodipicolinate synthase family protein, which translates to MASNAPAPGTDDPLGIHGVVPPTVTAFHDDETVDYEATAAHARFVVEGGAHGVFPLGTNGEFALLSGEERDRVVRAVVEEVGDDVPVIAGVGAPSTRRTVARAEAAADAGADGIVVVTPFYYPLDGAGAVEHYRRVCDAVDLPTYVYHIPSKTGNSLALDTVAELAEIPGLVGVKDSSKDVPWLGQAIDDHPALTFLSGSDSLLFPGLEVGCAGMVSAVANAFPELVVDLFEAYDAGDEDRAQELQSQVYDVRSALKRGPYMAGVKAALSLQGFDAGPLRSPLRRMDAADEAALELELRELGLLDG; encoded by the coding sequence ATGGCTTCGAACGCTCCCGCGCCCGGCACCGACGACCCACTCGGCATCCACGGCGTCGTCCCGCCGACGGTGACGGCGTTCCACGACGACGAGACGGTCGACTACGAGGCGACGGCGGCCCACGCCCGGTTCGTCGTCGAGGGCGGCGCACACGGCGTCTTCCCGCTCGGCACCAACGGCGAGTTCGCGCTGCTCTCCGGCGAGGAACGCGACCGCGTCGTCCGTGCGGTCGTCGAGGAGGTCGGCGACGACGTGCCCGTCATCGCGGGCGTCGGCGCACCCAGCACCCGCCGGACCGTCGCCCGCGCCGAGGCCGCCGCCGACGCCGGCGCGGACGGCATCGTCGTCGTGACACCGTTCTACTACCCGCTCGACGGGGCGGGTGCCGTCGAGCACTACCGCCGCGTCTGCGACGCCGTCGACCTCCCGACCTACGTCTACCACATCCCCTCGAAGACCGGCAACTCCCTCGCACTCGACACCGTGGCCGAGCTGGCCGAGATCCCCGGCCTCGTCGGCGTCAAGGACTCCAGCAAGGACGTGCCGTGGCTCGGCCAGGCCATCGACGACCACCCCGCGCTGACGTTCCTCTCCGGCTCCGACTCGCTGCTGTTCCCCGGGCTCGAGGTCGGCTGTGCGGGCATGGTCTCGGCCGTCGCCAACGCCTTCCCCGAGCTCGTCGTCGACCTGTTCGAGGCGTACGACGCAGGCGACGAGGACCGGGCGCAGGAGCTGCAGAGCCAGGTGTACGACGTGCGGTCGGCGCTGAAGCGCGGGCCGTACATGGCCGGCGTGAAGGCCGCGCTCTCGCTGCAGGGGTTCGACGCCGGACCACTTCGCTCGCCGCTGCGACGGATGGACGCTGCCGACGAAGCGGCGTTGGAGCTGGAGCTTCGCGAGCTCGGGCTGCTGGACGGCTGA
- a CDS encoding TVP38/TMEM64 family protein, which produces MRRRYRQVAVVLAALSLLVLARLTVGGDVPGLLAAVENDVLFVGILAVGYLVRPFLAVPVTAFTLVVGYRFGWPGLPIALAGGVLTALPAYYAGRWYKRDDGILGWLRRSGDEIFDATGDLRGTIAGRLSPAPADAVAYGTGLADVPLGTFLLGTFIGELPWILTIMAIGVSARNVTTGSSVNPLVLVGAGVLALALVARPLYRRFVERRAS; this is translated from the coding sequence GTGCGACGAAGATACCGGCAGGTCGCGGTCGTGCTCGCGGCGCTCTCGCTCCTCGTGCTCGCGCGCCTCACCGTCGGGGGCGACGTGCCGGGGCTCCTCGCGGCCGTCGAGAACGACGTGCTGTTCGTCGGAATCCTCGCGGTTGGCTACCTGGTCCGCCCGTTCCTCGCGGTGCCGGTGACCGCCTTCACCCTCGTCGTCGGCTACCGGTTCGGCTGGCCCGGGCTCCCCATCGCGCTGGCCGGCGGCGTGCTCACCGCGCTCCCGGCGTACTACGCGGGCCGGTGGTACAAGCGCGACGACGGCATCCTCGGCTGGCTGCGGCGCTCCGGCGACGAGATCTTCGACGCGACGGGCGACCTCCGGGGCACCATCGCCGGCCGCCTCTCGCCCGCACCCGCCGACGCGGTGGCCTACGGCACCGGGCTGGCGGACGTCCCCCTCGGAACGTTCCTCCTCGGGACGTTCATCGGCGAGCTCCCGTGGATACTCACCATCATGGCCATCGGTGTCTCCGCGCGGAACGTCACCACCGGCAGCTCCGTCAACCCGCTCGTGCTCGTCGGTGCCGGCGTGCTCGCGCTCGCGCTGGTCGCCCGGCCGCTGTACCGACGGTTCGTCGAGCGCCGCGCGTCGTAG
- a CDS encoding beta-CASP ribonuclease aCPSF1, with the protein MSSVDRQLEELEAEIKSEIPSDISVSAVKYEGPELVVYTRDPKKFAQQGDLIRRLASKLRKRITVRPDPDVLSRPETAREQIMEVIPEDAGVTDLDFHADTGEVVIEAAKPGMVIGRHGSTLREITKKVGWTPEVVRTPPIESSTVSNVRNFLKQERDERRDILERVGRQIHREEMSDDEYVRITTLGCCREVGRASFILSTPETRILIDCGDKPGAEGEVPYLQVPEALGAGATNIDAVVLTHAHLDHSALLPLLFKYGYDGPIYTTEPTRDLMGLLTLDYLDVAAKEGRAPPYESEMVREAIKHTIPLEYGDVTDIAPDVKLTFHNAGHILGSAVSHFHIGDGLYNVAFSGDIHYKDTRLFNGAVNDFPRVETLVLESTYGGRNDYQTDQEDSERKLIEVINETHEKGGKVLIPAFAVGRSQEIMLVLEEAMRKGKIPEMPVHLDGMIWEATAIHSTYPEYLRDDLRDRIFHEDENPFLAEEFNHIDGGEEERQEVADGGPCIILSTSGMVEGGPIMSWLRHVGSQADSKMVFVGYQAQGTLGRRIQNGWDEIPINDRGGNGGRSNTLKLKMDIETVDGFSGHADRQGLEDFVRTMNPRPEKVLCVHGDESSVQDLSSALYHEFNMRTFAPKNLETFRFK; encoded by the coding sequence ATGAGTTCCGTAGATCGACAACTCGAAGAACTGGAAGCAGAGATAAAGAGCGAGATACCGAGCGACATCTCGGTGTCCGCCGTCAAGTACGAGGGGCCCGAGCTGGTGGTGTACACACGCGACCCCAAGAAGTTCGCCCAGCAGGGCGACCTCATCCGCCGGCTCGCCTCGAAGCTCAGAAAGCGCATCACGGTCCGGCCCGACCCCGACGTCCTCTCCCGGCCGGAGACCGCACGCGAGCAGATCATGGAGGTCATCCCCGAGGACGCGGGCGTGACCGACCTCGACTTCCACGCCGACACCGGCGAGGTCGTCATCGAGGCCGCGAAGCCGGGCATGGTCATCGGCCGCCACGGCTCGACCCTGCGCGAGATCACGAAGAAGGTCGGCTGGACGCCCGAGGTCGTCCGCACGCCGCCAATCGAGTCCTCGACGGTCTCGAACGTCCGCAACTTCCTCAAGCAGGAGCGCGACGAGCGCCGCGACATCCTCGAACGCGTCGGCCGGCAGATCCACCGCGAGGAGATGTCCGACGACGAGTACGTCCGCATCACGACGCTGGGCTGCTGTCGCGAGGTCGGCCGCGCCTCGTTCATCCTCTCGACGCCCGAGACGCGCATCCTCATCGACTGCGGCGACAAGCCCGGCGCGGAGGGCGAGGTGCCCTACCTGCAGGTGCCCGAGGCGCTCGGGGCGGGCGCGACCAACATCGACGCCGTCGTGCTGACCCACGCCCACCTCGACCACTCCGCGCTGCTCCCGCTGCTGTTCAAGTACGGCTACGACGGCCCCATCTACACGACCGAGCCGACCCGCGACCTCATGGGCCTGCTCACGCTCGACTACCTCGACGTGGCCGCCAAGGAGGGTCGCGCGCCGCCGTACGAGTCCGAGATGGTGCGCGAGGCGATCAAGCACACCATCCCGCTGGAGTACGGCGACGTGACCGACATCGCGCCGGACGTGAAGCTCACGTTCCACAACGCCGGCCACATCCTCGGCTCCGCGGTGTCGCACTTCCACATCGGCGACGGCCTCTACAACGTCGCCTTCTCCGGCGACATCCACTACAAGGACACCCGCCTGTTCAACGGCGCGGTGAACGACTTCCCGCGCGTCGAGACGCTGGTGCTCGAGTCCACCTACGGCGGCCGGAACGACTACCAGACCGACCAGGAGGACTCGGAACGGAAGCTCATCGAGGTCATCAACGAGACCCACGAGAAGGGCGGGAAGGTGCTCATCCCGGCGTTCGCCGTCGGGCGCTCCCAGGAGATCATGCTCGTCCTTGAGGAGGCCATGCGGAAGGGGAAGATACCCGAGATGCCGGTCCACCTCGACGGGATGATCTGGGAGGCGACCGCCATCCACTCCACCTACCCCGAGTACCTGCGCGACGACCTCCGCGACCGCATCTTCCACGAGGACGAGAACCCGTTCCTCGCCGAGGAGTTCAACCACATCGACGGCGGCGAGGAGGAGCGCCAGGAGGTCGCCGACGGCGGCCCCTGCATCATCCTCTCGACCTCCGGGATGGTCGAGGGCGGCCCCATCATGTCCTGGCTCCGCCACGTCGGCAGCCAGGCGGACTCGAAGATGGTGTTCGTCGGCTACCAGGCCCAGGGAACCCTCGGTCGTCGTATCCAGAACGGCTGGGACGAGATCCCCATCAACGACCGCGGCGGCAACGGCGGCCGCTCGAACACGCTGAAGCTGAAGATGGACATCGAGACGGTCGACGGCTTCTCCGGCCACGCCGACCGGCAGGGGCTGGAGGACTTCGTCCGCACCATGAACCCCCGCCCCGAGAAGGTGCTCTGCGTCCACGGCGACGAGTCCTCCGTGCAGGACCTCTCCTCCGCGCTCTACCACGAGTTCAACATGCGGACGTTCGCGCCGAAGAACCTGGAGACGTTCCGGTTCAAGTAG
- a CDS encoding 8-oxo-dGTP diphosphatase has translation MADDRDEATVCYPVRSDLPLAPDDELLMIRKRRGLGADRYNGPGGKVEPGETPRESAIRETREETGLDVGDLTKRAEFDFFFGEEHIFLCHVYVAREVAGTPQTTPEAIPEWRPRESVPYDEMWPDDELWLPQVLDGGTVRATFYFDDDGDELLDHELTENVEFEGT, from the coding sequence ATGGCCGACGACCGCGACGAGGCGACCGTCTGCTACCCCGTCCGAAGCGACCTCCCGCTCGCGCCCGACGACGAGCTCCTGATGATCCGCAAGCGACGCGGGCTCGGGGCCGACCGCTACAACGGCCCCGGCGGGAAGGTCGAGCCCGGCGAGACGCCGCGAGAGAGCGCCATCCGGGAGACCCGCGAGGAGACCGGACTCGACGTCGGCGACCTCACGAAGCGCGCGGAGTTCGACTTCTTCTTCGGCGAGGAGCACATCTTCCTCTGTCACGTCTACGTCGCCCGCGAGGTGGCCGGCACGCCCCAGACCACGCCGGAAGCCATCCCCGAGTGGCGTCCCCGCGAGTCGGTGCCCTACGACGAGATGTGGCCTGACGACGAGCTGTGGCTCCCACAGGTCCTCGACGGTGGTACCGTCCGCGCGACGTTCTACTTCGACGACGACGGCGACGAGCTACTGGACCACGAGCTCACGGAGAACGTCGAGTTCGAGGGGACGTAG